The nucleotide sequence GTGAAGTACCGCGCCAGGGCGGCGAACGCGATTGGCGTCACTGGCAACAATAACGTTGCAACACGTTGCACCCGAGACGGCTTCCAGGCCGCCGCAATGGTCAGGACCAATACACAGACCAATTCGGAAACAAACGTTGGCCGATGTTCCACAGGCATCCGCAGCGGCACCAGGGAAGCAAAGGCGATCAGCGAAAGCACGATGGCTTCGAAACGTTTACGCGACCAAGTTGGCATCACGCACCTCCGTCCACAACGCCAACAACTGGTCATCCAAAGCCAAGTCACGGCGGATCACCCGATCGTCGTGTTCGGCTTTGACGCGATGGTTCCGTCCGGGGTCGCTGATACTGACCCTCGGATTCCCGTCGGCATCGGAATCAATCGCGATCATTGTGTGACCGTCGGCTCGGCCGATCCGCGTGACTTGATCCACACCATCGATCGGCACATCGGTCAACGCGTTCATGATCTGAACGAATCCGTCACGCCCCACTCGTGGGATGACTTGACGATTGCCGATGCGAATCCGAAGCGGGATGGAAGACCGATGCAAATTCGCCATCAAACTGGCCGCAACTCGAATCCGGTCCGCAAGTTCGGCCCGTGAACTTCCGGCCTGATCACTGATCACCACGTGGATCCGGGGACATTCCGGACCACTACGCTCGGAAACGATCAACCGATCGGCGCGTGCGGTTGCCACCCAGTTCACCTGCTTGGCCGCATCGCCCAACCGGTATTCACGGACACCGACGATGTCCCCACATCGGCCAATCCGGTTCCCGTCGCCGGTCTCGGCTCGACGACGCCCGGTCAACGCGGTCTGGCCCGTAATGGGATACACCTTGGGCCAAACGGTCACTCGCAATACGTCCCCCATCCGACGCCGCGCCGTCCAAATACCGAACGGAAAGGAACACGTCAACGAAGTCACACCATCGGGATAGTG is from Crateriforma conspicua and encodes:
- a CDS encoding DUF58 domain-containing protein — protein: MSIAPDASKASSWLVRALTTDFCPWANRFVYWLKEPVGWFVLATAASVMIGAFLAPIGWTLAAALAAVILVGMVWPWVAVRAVSCRLTPEVDCVHEGDRCHLALSVRNVLPMPVWGLAVEGFLDRVCDEGMATHPPTAALAYVRPWAVSTYRFGVQPELRGHYPDGVTSLTCSFPFGIWTARRRMGDVLRVTVWPKVYPITGQTALTGRRRAETGDGNRIGRCGDIVGVREYRLGDAAKQVNWVATARADRLIVSERSGPECPRIHVVISDQAGSSRAELADRIRVAASLMANLHRSSIPLRIRIGNRQVIPRVGRDGFVQIMNALTDVPIDGVDQVTRIGRADGHTMIAIDSDADGNPRVSISDPGRNHRVKAEHDDRVIRRDLALDDQLLALWTEVRDANLVA